A genome region from Megalobrama amblycephala isolate DHTTF-2021 linkage group LG18, ASM1881202v1, whole genome shotgun sequence includes the following:
- the gig2d gene encoding grass carp reovirus (GCRV)-induced gene 2d — MWAENDLCPGVPCLESYTEPVNGKIYLMYHGTSRHAAQQIMSCGFRPSQGGMLGRGVYLSRDLNKASRYPLRLPELERAVIRVMVNVGRVKKIDQQGHPLQKTWHDHGYDTAWCPPNCGMVRSGLEEDCVWDPRRIQIVDVIYPKVQYGYYC, encoded by the coding sequence ATGTGGGCAGAGAATGACTTGTGTCCAGGTGTGCCATGTCTCGAAAGCTACACAGAGCCTGTGAATGGTAAAATATACCTAATGTATCATGGGACCTCTCGACACGCTGCACAGCAGATCATGAGCTGTGGCTTTCGGCCATCTCAAGGTGGAATGCTGGGACGTGGGGTCTACCTCAGCCGAGATCTTAACAAGGCCAGCAGATACCCGCTTCGTTTGCCTGAACTTGAAAGAGCTGTTATTAGAGTGATGGTCAATGTCGGGAGAGTGAAGAAGATTGACCAACAGGGTCATCCACTGCAGAAAACTTGGCATGATCACGGGTACGACACTGCCTGGTGCCCTCCAAACTGTGGGATGGTGAGAAGCGGTCTTGAAGAAGACTGTGTTTGGGATCCACGTCGGATTCAGATCGTTGATGTAATTTACCCAAAGGTGCAATatggttattattgttaa